One window of Candidatus Beckwithbacteria bacterium genomic DNA carries:
- a CDS encoding transposase, producing MPAKNVIKEYERNAYYHLYNRGVAKTAIFLDNQDYKTFLYYLKLYLSFPDKEAALTKIPPSRKLRNYAGQINLICYCLMPNHFHLLVFQKDPQTINFFMKSLGTKYSMYFNKKYKRVGSLFQGPYKAVEITSENQLLYLSKYIHRNPIGLTRREPVGYKYSSYTNYLGLINQVWVKPLDFIGKDYKSFVEEIDERDSFFTKNIILEDD from the coding sequence GTGCCCGCCAAAAATGTAATAAAAGAGTATGAGAGGAATGCTTATTACCATCTGTATAATCGCGGAGTAGCTAAAACCGCAATTTTTTTGGATAATCAGGACTATAAAACCTTTCTTTATTACTTAAAACTTTACTTGAGTTTTCCTGATAAAGAAGCTGCCTTAACTAAAATTCCCCCATCAAGGAAACTAAGAAATTACGCTGGTCAAATAAATTTGATTTGTTATTGCCTAATGCCCAATCATTTTCACCTACTAGTCTTTCAAAAGGATCCGCAGACAATAAATTTTTTTATGAAATCTTTAGGAACAAAATACTCAATGTATTTTAATAAGAAATATAAGCGCGTCGGTTCATTATTTCAAGGACCTTATAAGGCGGTGGAAATCACTAGTGAAAATCAGTTATTATATTTATCAAAGTATATTCATCGCAACCCTATAGGTCTTACAAGGAGAGAACCTGTAGGCTATAAATACTCCAGCTATACGAATTATTTAGGACTAATAAATCAGGTTTGGGTAAAACCGCTGGATTTTATCGGCAAAGATTATAAAAGCTTCGTGGAAGAAATTGATGAGAGGGATAGTTTCTTTACTAAAAACATTATTCTTGAGGATGATTGA
- the gpmI gene encoding 2,3-bisphosphoglycerate-independent phosphoglycerate mutase: MNNYNPVVLIIMDGWGIAPPSPGNAITQAQIPYFNKLLHAYPSTQLIASGEAVGLPHGDDGNTEVGHINLGAGQIVFQDLPRINTAIADGSFFQNETLLKTITYAKTNHSYLHLLGLVGSGGVHANNEHLFALIKLAKLQNISKLSLHLFTDGRDSPPTTSQIYLAQIEQHLKEMGIGKIASVTGRYYAMDRDFRWDRTEKAYLCLTEGVGKKVLTPSQAVENSYASGKSDEFIEPTIITDGSGTPLSLIKDNDAVIFYNFRVDRPRQLTKAFVLPDFEAKANELAFDPLSDKYLHSHLPQKASVSPPFKRHLFLKNLFFSTMTEYQSGLPVQVAFKPMHVDLPLSRILSEANLTQLKIAETEKERFVTYYFNGLREQPFSGEDWEITPSPKIATYDLQPEMSTPKLTQILNNKLKEKQYSFIAINLACPDMVAHTGSLAATIKACEAVDLFLSQTIPTILSLNGTALITADHGNAEELINLQTGAVDTEHSANPVPFIAVSNNWPVQTSSTGLGILADVAPTVLKILHLPKPESMTGKTLL; encoded by the coding sequence ATGAACAATTATAACCCGGTGGTTTTAATAATCATGGACGGTTGGGGGATTGCTCCGCCTAGTCCAGGCAATGCCATTACCCAAGCCCAAATTCCTTATTTCAATAAACTTCTTCATGCCTATCCATCAACTCAGTTAATTGCCTCAGGGGAGGCCGTCGGTTTACCTCATGGAGATGACGGTAATACCGAAGTTGGCCATATCAATTTGGGCGCCGGACAAATCGTTTTTCAGGACCTGCCTCGGATTAATACCGCCATTGCCGACGGCAGTTTTTTCCAGAATGAAACGCTTTTAAAAACAATTACTTATGCCAAGACTAACCATAGTTATCTTCATCTGTTAGGCTTAGTTGGCTCCGGCGGGGTTCACGCCAATAACGAACACTTGTTTGCTTTGATTAAATTAGCTAAATTGCAGAATATCTCCAAGCTTTCTCTGCATCTTTTTACCGACGGCCGGGACTCTCCGCCAACTACCTCACAAATTTACCTCGCTCAAATTGAACAGCACTTGAAAGAAATGGGGATTGGCAAAATTGCTTCCGTCACCGGCCGCTATTATGCCATGGACCGTGATTTTCGCTGGGACAGGACAGAAAAAGCCTATTTGTGCTTAACCGAAGGCGTTGGTAAAAAAGTCCTCACTCCTTCTCAGGCAGTCGAAAACTCCTATGCTAGTGGTAAAAGCGATGAATTTATCGAGCCAACGATTATTACTGATGGGAGCGGGACACCACTATCTTTAATCAAGGACAACGACGCCGTTATTTTTTATAATTTTCGGGTTGACCGGCCGCGTCAGCTCACTAAAGCTTTTGTTTTACCGGATTTTGAGGCAAAAGCCAACGAACTGGCATTTGATCCCCTGTCCGATAAATACCTTCATAGCCACTTACCGCAAAAAGCCTCAGTTTCTCCGCCGTTTAAGCGCCATCTGTTTTTAAAGAATCTATTTTTCTCGACTATGACTGAATATCAATCAGGTTTACCCGTTCAGGTGGCCTTCAAACCAATGCATGTAGATCTACCGCTCTCCCGCATCTTAAGCGAAGCTAATTTAACCCAGCTTAAGATTGCCGAGACGGAAAAAGAAAGATTCGTGACTTACTATTTCAACGGCCTAAGGGAACAACCGTTTAGCGGCGAAGATTGGGAAATTACTCCTTCTCCTAAGATCGCCACTTATGATTTACAACCGGAAATGTCCACACCCAAATTAACGCAAATTCTTAATAACAAATTAAAAGAAAAACAATACTCGTTTATCGCAATTAACCTTGCTTGCCCGGATATGGTCGCCCACACCGGCAGCCTGGCCGCCACCATCAAAGCCTGTGAAGCCGTCGATTTATTTTTAAGTCAAACTATTCCCACTATTTTATCCTTAAATGGTACCGCCTTAATTACCGCCGACCACGGTAATGCTGAAGAATTAATTAATCTGCAAACCGGCGCTGTCGACACCGAACATTCTGCCAATCCTGTCCCGTTTATCGCTGTCAGCAATAATTGGCCAGTTCAGACGAGTAGCACTGGTCTAGGAATTTTGGCTGACGTGGCGCCGACTGTTTTAAAAATATTACATCTGCCTAAACCTGAATCAATGACCGGCAAGACCTTACTATGA
- the rsmI gene encoding 16S rRNA (cytidine(1402)-2'-O)-methyltransferase, which yields MSALYIVSTPIGNRQDITLRAIEVLDQVNYLLCEDTRKTKLLLDFYHIKKSPMLISFYEPVEEQKIPQIIGWLREGKNVGLVTNAGTPLLSDPGFKLVRACVKENIQVIPIPGASALLAALVVSGLPTDKFMFLGFLPKKSGKKERLLNNVVEILKIQTQTVILYESPFRIIKTLELLQKLMPESQVVICRELTKKFEGVIRGKPEELIKKLNQGKVKGEVVILISTMSR from the coding sequence ATGAGTGCGCTTTACATTGTGTCAACGCCGATAGGCAACCGGCAGGATATTACTTTAAGAGCCATTGAAGTTTTAGATCAGGTCAATTATCTTTTGTGCGAAGATACCCGGAAAACCAAACTATTGCTCGATTTTTATCATATTAAAAAATCGCCGATGTTAATTAGTTTTTATGAGCCGGTGGAAGAACAGAAAATCCCTCAAATAATTGGGTGGTTGAGAGAGGGGAAAAATGTCGGACTGGTGACAAATGCCGGGACTCCCCTACTCTCTGACCCCGGATTTAAGCTGGTCAGAGCGTGTGTGAAGGAGAATATTCAGGTAATTCCAATCCCCGGGGCGTCGGCCCTATTGGCGGCCTTGGTGGTAAGCGGTTTGCCAACCGATAAATTTATGTTTTTAGGTTTTTTACCCAAGAAATCAGGGAAGAAAGAAAGATTATTAAATAATGTTGTCGAGATTTTAAAAATTCAAACTCAGACAGTAATTTTGTACGAGTCTCCTTTTCGGATAATTAAGACTTTGGAATTGCTACAGAAATTAATGCCGGAAAGCCAGGTGGTTATCTGCCGCGAATTGACCAAAAAATTTGAAGGAGTGATCAGAGGAAAACCAGAAGAACTTATCAAAAAATTGAATCAGGGCAAAGTTAAAGGTGAAGTGGTGATTTTGATATCGACGATGTCCAGATGA
- a CDS encoding acetate--CoA ligase family protein gives MNLFSPRSIAVVGASPNKSKLGYQIFSKLLNYSRPVYPVNPKYKHVLNRPCFASVTAIPDSVDQVVIVIPAAFIPLVISNCLNKKVNSVIIISSGFSEIGPAGSLLEGEIKAKIANSSLEVLGPNCLGYAHPQAGLDLTFAKTAPPAGNISLVTQSGAIGSFLFDWAKTEHLGFSKFASLGNRIGITENGLLSYLSTDKNTKVIGLYLESFADPAEFLKIASRVSRIKPIVVIFGGLTTKGKVAAQSHTAALSPDRKIVNTLLEQAGCLQVDTLEEFADLLEIFSLEPPLTDNDLAIVTNAGGPGILATDSASQFNLDVIQPLDVFGDALTDRFVAAFNQVIKDHIKDAFLIILTPQAGTQLELTCQTVVDKFKHVKKPVVVSLLGGRINDAAKEILRQNKIATIDFPQSAVKYLSLLFSYWHHRNHRPLYPVRSFKTVNRQKISLPSGQLSWHQISQLAKIYYLPLIKTVSAKPDNLIYLTQELGFPIVLKTDSSAGYHRTENKAIYLNLKSLTAVKTAFKKISHTFTGILAQPQISEGHELFIGMNRQPGYPALLTFGSGGIYTELYQDIVRTFLPTNQTIILNLIKQTKLGQILLGARGLPPIDLKPVIKLILNLSQLVSDYPQIQTIDINPAIISPHHLDIVDIKITTSPLTLP, from the coding sequence ATGAATCTATTTTCTCCTCGATCAATCGCGGTTGTCGGCGCTTCTCCTAATAAATCCAAACTCGGTTACCAAATTTTTTCTAAATTATTGAATTATTCTCGTCCGGTTTACCCGGTTAATCCCAAATACAAGCACGTGCTTAACCGTCCTTGCTTTGCTTCAGTTACAGCCATTCCTGATTCTGTTGATCAAGTCGTCATCGTCATTCCCGCCGCTTTTATTCCACTAGTAATCTCAAACTGTCTTAATAAAAAAGTTAATTCCGTGATTATTATTTCTTCCGGATTTTCGGAAATCGGCCCTGCAGGTTCTCTCCTTGAAGGCGAAATTAAGGCGAAAATAGCCAACTCTTCCCTGGAAGTTTTAGGCCCGAACTGCCTGGGTTATGCCCATCCTCAGGCAGGTTTAGACCTGACCTTTGCTAAAACCGCCCCGCCGGCTGGAAACATCAGTTTAGTGACTCAATCCGGCGCTATTGGTTCCTTCTTATTTGATTGGGCTAAAACCGAGCATCTGGGTTTTTCCAAATTCGCGAGTTTAGGCAACCGGATTGGCATCACCGAAAATGGCCTGCTTTCCTACCTATCAACTGATAAAAACACTAAAGTTATCGGTTTATATCTTGAGTCTTTTGCCGACCCAGCGGAATTTTTAAAAATTGCCAGCCGGGTTAGCCGGATTAAACCCATTGTGGTTATTTTCGGCGGCCTGACCACCAAAGGCAAAGTCGCCGCTCAAAGTCACACTGCCGCTCTCAGTCCTGATCGCAAAATTGTTAACACTTTGCTTGAACAGGCCGGTTGTTTGCAGGTAGATACTCTGGAAGAATTTGCCGATCTCTTGGAAATTTTCTCTCTTGAGCCGCCTTTAACCGATAACGACTTAGCAATTGTCACTAATGCCGGTGGGCCGGGGATTTTGGCCACTGACAGTGCCAGTCAGTTTAACTTAGATGTTATTCAACCCTTAGATGTTTTCGGCGACGCCCTCACTGATCGTTTTGTGGCCGCTTTTAATCAAGTCATTAAGGATCATATTAAAGATGCTTTTTTAATTATCTTGACACCTCAGGCTGGCACACAGCTGGAGTTAACCTGCCAGACTGTGGTCGATAAATTTAAACATGTTAAAAAACCGGTGGTCGTTTCTCTTTTAGGCGGCCGGATTAATGATGCCGCCAAGGAAATTCTTCGTCAGAATAAAATTGCCACCATTGATTTTCCCCAATCCGCCGTCAAATATTTAAGCCTGTTATTTTCTTATTGGCATCATCGGAATCATCGTCCGCTTTACCCTGTCCGCTCTTTCAAAACAGTTAACCGCCAAAAAATCTCTCTCCCTTCAGGCCAGCTTTCTTGGCACCAGATCAGCCAATTAGCCAAAATCTATTATTTGCCTCTTATCAAAACGGTTTCGGCAAAACCTGATAATTTAATTTACTTAACTCAAGAGTTGGGTTTTCCGATTGTTTTAAAAACTGATTCATCCGCGGGCTATCACCGCACTGAAAATAAAGCTATTTATCTTAATTTAAAATCTTTAACCGCCGTTAAAACTGCTTTCAAAAAAATAAGTCACACCTTTACCGGCATTTTAGCCCAGCCGCAGATTAGTGAAGGTCATGAACTATTTATCGGAATGAATCGCCAACCCGGCTACCCGGCCTTGCTGACTTTTGGTTCCGGCGGTATTTATACCGAGCTTTACCAGGATATTGTTCGGACATTTTTACCCACTAACCAAACCATTATTCTTAATTTGATCAAGCAAACCAAACTTGGCCAGATTTTACTGGGCGCTCGGGGATTACCCCCTATTGACTTAAAACCAGTGATTAAATTAATTCTAAATCTTTCCCAATTAGTGTCCGATTATCCCCAAATTCAAACTATCGATATCAACCCGGCCATTATCAGCCCCCATCATCTGGACATCGTCGATATCAAAATCACCACTTCACCTTTAACTTTGCCCTGA
- a CDS encoding 2-oxoacid:acceptor oxidoreductase subunit alpha: MTGFNWKITGAAGEGIKVAGLIFAQAAFKTGYYVHAYTEYPSLIRGGLNTFQVLASTEPVYSPQSKFDLEISLKDQSLVQPKNIFALGLSCAKLGLSLEILDDVIKAAFAKKPSEVIALNLRAAETGYKSCQKPIKPLKLPPLKNQILVNGNEALALGAVNGGLKFYSAYPMTPVTSILHFLAAKADEFKIIVHHAEDEIGVINMAIGTSYAGVRSMVATSGGGFSLMTEGLSLSGITETPVVIVLGMRPGPATGMPTWSGQGDLLFAINAGQDEFPRIVLAPGDCEEAFLLTSLAQNLTEKYRLPVIILTDKNLGESYYTTPAFPVKKNITRYPHQPALLTNSYEHDDSGFSTEESSERTKQVNRRMKKIDTILLSSDLIAPQLFGPKKAKTTLISWGSNKGPILAALKDLPDVNFLHFSWVWPFPKNAFLKLIDKTRHLICLESNSTAQLAKLIAQETGIIIKDKILKYDGRPFYPEEIIAKLKTCLAVRQVEN, translated from the coding sequence ATGACAGGCTTTAACTGGAAAATTACTGGAGCAGCGGGGGAAGGCATTAAGGTCGCCGGTTTAATCTTTGCCCAGGCAGCTTTTAAGACAGGTTATTACGTTCACGCATACACCGAATACCCTTCGCTTATTCGCGGCGGCTTAAACACTTTTCAGGTTTTGGCCTCAACCGAACCTGTTTACAGTCCCCAATCAAAGTTTGACCTTGAGATTTCCTTAAAAGACCAATCTTTGGTCCAACCAAAAAATATCTTTGCCTTAGGTTTATCTTGTGCCAAATTAGGCTTAAGTTTAGAAATTTTAGATGACGTCATTAAAGCCGCTTTTGCCAAAAAACCTTCAGAAGTAATCGCCTTAAATTTGCGGGCGGCTGAAACAGGCTATAAATCCTGCCAAAAACCAATTAAACCCCTTAAACTGCCTCCTTTAAAAAACCAAATCTTAGTCAACGGCAACGAAGCTCTGGCTTTAGGCGCTGTTAACGGCGGCCTGAAATTTTATAGCGCTTATCCGATGACCCCGGTCACTTCTATCCTGCATTTTTTAGCTGCCAAAGCCGACGAATTTAAAATTATCGTCCACCATGCCGAAGATGAAATCGGCGTCATTAATATGGCCATCGGCACCTCTTATGCCGGTGTTCGGTCAATGGTCGCTACCTCCGGTGGCGGTTTTTCTCTCATGACCGAAGGTTTGAGCTTAAGCGGTATTACTGAAACCCCGGTGGTTATCGTTTTAGGCATGCGTCCCGGTCCGGCTACTGGCATGCCGACTTGGAGCGGGCAAGGCGATCTTTTATTTGCCATCAATGCCGGTCAAGATGAGTTTCCCCGAATTGTCTTAGCTCCCGGCGACTGTGAAGAAGCTTTCTTATTAACCAGTTTGGCCCAAAATTTAACCGAAAAATATCGCCTACCCGTAATTATTTTAACCGATAAAAATTTAGGGGAGTCTTATTACACCACCCCTGCTTTCCCAGTTAAAAAAAACATTACTCGCTACCCCCATCAACCGGCTTTATTAACCAATAGTTATGAGCATGACGATTCCGGCTTTTCCACTGAAGAATCAAGTGAGAGAACCAAACAGGTTAATCGCCGGATGAAAAAAATCGATACTATTTTGCTTAGTTCTGATCTGATTGCGCCTCAACTATTTGGCCCGAAAAAAGCCAAAACCACTCTGATTTCCTGGGGTTCTAATAAGGGGCCGATTCTAGCCGCTCTGAAAGATTTACCTGACGTTAATTTTCTTCACTTTTCTTGGGTTTGGCCGTTTCCCAAAAACGCTTTCCTTAAATTAATTGATAAAACTAGACACTTGATTTGTCTTGAATCTAACTCCACTGCCCAATTAGCAAAACTGATTGCCCAGGAAACCGGCATAATCATTAAAGATAAAATCCTTAAATATGACGGCCGGCCATTTTACCCAGAAGAAATTATTGCAAAATTGAAAACCTGCCTTGCCGTCAGGCAGGTTGAAAATTGA
- the eno gene encoding phosphopyruvate hydratase, translated as MAKIISVKASEILDSRGNPTIQTCIKLDTGQLGTASIPSGASVSKYEALELRDNDLSRFSGLGVLKAVANVNIIIAPKIIGLDPSYQTKIDQLLIELDGTTNKSRLGGNALLSVSIACLKAAAAAYNLPVYLYLSQKYGLVKDFKHLPTPTFNIINGGAHGAGNLDFQEFHIIPSNRFAYHEALQIGIDIYKNLKKVLIQRQAIHSVGDEGGYAPNLFTNLDALQVILEAIKLTPYKFTQDVFLGLDVSAGYFFHNNHYQIKDRAQSFNRLELITYYLELNREYRLFFLEDALFQDDWEGWTKLTEELGETTLIVGDDLLTTNKERVKKAINLKACNAILVKPNQIGTVSETVEVVKYCRENQWKIIVSHRSGETNDTFIADLAVGLGADYTKFGAPSRGERIAKYNRLLEIANEQL; from the coding sequence ATGGCTAAAATCATTAGCGTTAAAGCCTCGGAAATTCTTGATTCCCGAGGTAATCCAACTATTCAAACCTGTATCAAACTGGATACCGGGCAACTCGGTACTGCCAGCATTCCTTCCGGAGCTTCTGTCAGCAAATATGAAGCCCTTGAGTTAAGGGATAATGATTTATCGCGTTTTTCTGGTTTGGGCGTTTTAAAAGCCGTGGCCAATGTCAATATAATTATTGCTCCCAAAATTATCGGTCTTGACCCCAGTTATCAAACCAAAATTGATCAACTTTTAATTGAACTTGACGGTACCACCAATAAAAGCCGGTTGGGAGGCAATGCTTTACTTTCCGTCTCGATTGCTTGCCTCAAGGCCGCTGCTGCCGCTTACAATCTGCCTGTTTATCTTTATTTATCTCAAAAGTACGGCTTAGTTAAAGATTTTAAACATTTGCCGACTCCGACTTTTAATATTATTAATGGCGGCGCTCATGGTGCCGGCAACCTTGATTTCCAGGAATTCCATATAATTCCCTCTAACCGTTTTGCCTATCACGAAGCCTTGCAAATTGGCATCGACATTTACAAAAATCTCAAAAAAGTCTTGATTCAGCGTCAGGCGATTCACAGTGTTGGCGATGAAGGTGGCTATGCTCCCAACTTATTTACCAATCTTGATGCCTTACAGGTCATTCTGGAAGCCATTAAGCTGACGCCTTATAAATTTACTCAGGATGTTTTTTTAGGTCTGGATGTTTCCGCTGGCTATTTTTTTCACAATAATCACTATCAGATTAAAGATCGGGCTCAGTCTTTTAATCGCCTCGAATTAATTACTTATTATCTTGAACTTAACCGCGAGTATCGTTTATTCTTCTTGGAAGATGCCCTGTTTCAGGATGACTGGGAAGGTTGGACTAAATTAACTGAAGAGTTAGGGGAAACAACTCTTATAGTTGGAGATGATTTATTAACTACCAATAAAGAACGGGTTAAAAAAGCCATTAATTTAAAGGCTTGTAACGCCATCTTAGTTAAACCCAACCAAATCGGTACCGTTTCCGAAACAGTTGAGGTGGTGAAATATTGCCGGGAAAATCAATGGAAAATTATTGTCTCCCATCGTTCCGGAGAAACTAATGATACCTTTATTGCCGACCTGGCTGTTGGTTTAGGTGCCGACTACACTAAGTTTGGCGCTCCTTCCCGCGGGGAAAGAATTGCTAAATATAATCGTTTACTGGAAATTGCCAATGAACAATTATAA
- the ppsA gene encoding phosphoenolpyruvate synthase codes for MSKDLPFVVSFHEVCKEDVAIVGGKGANLGELTQAGFSVPPGFIVTAAAYFHVLKINKLVPKIKAILADHDLKNIKSLNSVSAQIKKLILNSPIPEEISLPIIKKYLSLGHGFSQSLVAVRSSATAEDLPDASFAGQQETFLNIKGEANVVQNVRRCWASLFEPRAIFYREEKGYGHFNVGVAVPVQKMVESKISGIMFTVNPISNDKNQIVIEAIWGLGEQIVQGIYTPDHYLVQKLSWKILQKQVNPQTKQLILVNNKNQEVKINKKNISRPKLTDQQIITLAKLGHKIQQHYFFPQDVEWAFEKNKCYLVQSRPITTIQEELVSKNSPTITGKLILKGESASPGIVSGFVRILSSAREINQLKPQEILVTDMTTPDFVPAMKKAAAIVTNKGGQTSHAAIVSRELGIPCIVGTGTATKILTSGKVITVNGITGQIFSGGHLTPSKIKLASPKKPLAPNPKKFVADFFPTATKVYVNLGEPDLAAATAQKNVDGVGLLRAEFMIAQIGIHPKKLIADGKTDKFISSLVDGLTKFAKAFYPRPVVYRATDFKTNEYSNLIGGKAYEPTEFNPMIGYRGAFRYIHDQKVFDLELKALTIARNHHDFKNLWLMIPFVRTVQELISVKKIVSAHGLVRSPSFQLWMMAEIPSNVILLEDFLDVGLDGISIGSNDLTMLTLGVDRDNSEVASEYDELNPAVLKSLEKIITTCKTNRVSCSICGQAPSIYPDLTEKLVKWGITSVSVSPDMIDQTRNLIYQAEKKLIHG; via the coding sequence ATGTCCAAAGACCTGCCATTTGTTGTTTCGTTTCACGAAGTCTGTAAAGAAGATGTTGCTATTGTCGGCGGTAAGGGGGCCAACCTAGGTGAATTAACCCAAGCTGGTTTTTCTGTCCCGCCTGGTTTTATCGTGACGGCCGCGGCTTACTTTCATGTTTTGAAAATAAATAAATTGGTTCCAAAAATTAAAGCGATTTTGGCTGACCACGATCTTAAAAATATTAAATCTTTAAACTCAGTTTCTGCCCAAATCAAAAAATTAATTCTTAATTCTCCCATTCCTGAAGAAATTTCTCTGCCGATAATCAAAAAATATTTAAGCCTGGGCCATGGTTTTTCTCAAAGCCTCGTTGCCGTCCGGTCCTCGGCCACTGCCGAAGACTTACCTGATGCTTCTTTTGCCGGTCAACAGGAAACCTTTTTAAACATTAAAGGTGAAGCCAATGTTGTTCAGAACGTCCGTCGCTGTTGGGCCTCTTTATTTGAACCCAGAGCGATTTTCTACCGCGAAGAAAAAGGTTATGGTCATTTTAATGTCGGCGTGGCTGTTCCGGTTCAAAAAATGGTCGAGAGTAAGATTTCTGGCATTATGTTCACCGTTAACCCGATTAGTAACGACAAAAATCAAATTGTTATCGAGGCTATTTGGGGGTTGGGGGAACAGATAGTTCAGGGAATCTACACCCCCGACCATTATTTAGTGCAAAAACTTTCCTGGAAAATTTTACAAAAACAAGTCAATCCGCAAACCAAACAGTTAATTTTAGTTAACAACAAAAATCAGGAAGTAAAAATTAATAAGAAAAATATTTCTCGGCCAAAACTAACTGATCAGCAAATCATTACTCTGGCTAAGCTCGGTCATAAAATCCAGCAGCACTACTTCTTTCCTCAGGATGTTGAGTGGGCTTTTGAAAAAAATAAATGTTATCTTGTTCAGTCCCGCCCGATCACCACCATTCAGGAAGAACTTGTCTCCAAAAATTCCCCTACCATTACCGGAAAATTAATCTTGAAAGGTGAGTCTGCTAGTCCAGGGATTGTTTCCGGCTTTGTTAGAATTCTGTCCTCCGCCCGGGAAATTAATCAACTTAAACCCCAGGAAATTTTGGTTACTGACATGACTACACCGGACTTTGTCCCGGCCATGAAAAAAGCCGCCGCCATTGTTACAAACAAAGGCGGTCAAACTTCCCATGCGGCTATAGTTTCGAGGGAGCTAGGTATTCCTTGTATCGTTGGTACCGGTACTGCCACTAAAATTTTGACTTCTGGAAAAGTCATTACTGTCAATGGTATAACCGGCCAAATTTTCTCCGGCGGCCATCTAACTCCTTCTAAAATTAAATTGGCTTCACCTAAAAAACCACTTGCTCCTAATCCGAAAAAATTTGTGGCTGACTTTTTTCCTACCGCTACCAAGGTTTATGTTAACCTCGGCGAACCGGATTTAGCTGCCGCTACCGCTCAGAAAAATGTCGACGGCGTTGGCTTACTTCGGGCGGAATTTATGATTGCCCAAATCGGCATCCATCCTAAAAAATTAATCGCTGACGGCAAAACAGATAAATTTATTTCCAGTTTAGTCGATGGTTTAACTAAATTTGCCAAAGCTTTTTATCCCCGTCCCGTAGTTTATCGGGCCACTGATTTTAAAACTAACGAGTATTCTAATTTGATTGGCGGCAAAGCCTACGAACCGACAGAATTTAACCCCATGATCGGCTACCGGGGAGCTTTTCGTTATATCCATGATCAAAAGGTTTTTGATCTGGAATTAAAAGCTTTAACAATAGCCCGTAATCACCACGACTTTAAAAACCTTTGGTTAATGATTCCTTTCGTTCGTACAGTTCAAGAGCTTATCTCCGTCAAAAAAATTGTCAGTGCTCACGGTCTAGTCCGTTCCCCCTCCTTCCAACTGTGGATGATGGCAGAAATTCCCAGCAATGTCATTTTATTGGAAGATTTTCTTGACGTCGGTCTTGACGGCATTTCCATTGGCTCCAACGATCTCACCATGCTGACTTTAGGCGTTGATCGGGATAACAGCGAAGTTGCCTCTGAGTATGATGAACTCAATCCGGCCGTATTAAAATCTCTGGAAAAAATTATCACCACCTGTAAAACCAATCGGGTTAGCTGTTCAATTTGCGGCCAAGCGCCGTCAATTTACCCGGACTTAACCGAAAAGTTAGTCAAATGGGGGATTACCAGCGTTTCTGTTTCTCCGGATATGATTGATCAAACCCGTAATCTTATTTATCAGGCTGAAAAGAAATTAATCCATGGCTAA